The stretch of DNA ttgtgctgttctctgacgtgctgtgttgtgttgtgctgtgctctgacgtgctgtgttgtgttgtgctctgacgtgctgtgttgtgttgtgttgtgctgtgctctgacgcgctgtgttgtgctgtgatgtgttgtgctgtgttctgacgtgctgtgttgtgctgtgctgtgatgtgttgtgctgttctctgacgtgttgtgttgtgttgtgctctgacgtgctgtgttgtgttgtactatgttgtgcactgatatgctgtgttgtgctctgatgtgctgtgttgtcctatGCTCTAACGTGTTCTGCtctgatgtgctgtgctgtgttgtgctgtgctgaactgtttCGTTGTGTCACACTgcattgtgtcacactgtggcgCGTTATGCTGTTTGCTGTCGTGTCGCATCGCATCGAGTCGTATGGTACTCGcattgtatcgtgctgtgtcgtgtcgtgtcgtatgtgTCGCATCGCATCGAGTCGTATGGTACTCGcattgtatcgtgctgtgtcgagtcgtgtcgtatcgtgtcggtGGCATGGCACGGTATTGTAATGTATTCCATCgcatttgtactgtattgtatcgtagcgtgtcgtatcgcatcgcatcgtattacACAGCATGGTATTGTATAACGTTTCATTGCACTGCATCACGGTGTTTTGGTTTTCAAATGCACCACACTGATACCGTCTTATGACACAAGCACCATCACGCCTCAGTTCTTTTgtacccccgtccctccccccaacaacagcaaaacaacaacagcaaaagaaacaaacagaaacaaaaaccggATGTTGTTGGCCCTGCACAGAAGGGAGTGGTGATTCACGAGCTGGGCCACGTGCTGGGCTTCAACCACGAGCAGACCCGGCCTGACCGTGACGAGCACGTGACGGTCCACTGGGAGAACATCCCCACCCGCTTTGAGTTCAACTTCAGAAAGTACACCTGGGCTGCCGTCCGTGACCTGGGGGTCCCCTATGACTACCTCAGCATCATGCACTAtgggaaagatgtgtgtgtgtgtgtgtgtgtgtgtgtgtgtgtgttcattctttaatttaacgtcttttcactttgaatgatattagacgtgatgtgtgtgtgtgtggctgtgtgtgtgtggctgtgtgtctgtgtgcgtgcgtgcggtcgcgtgtgtgtttgctatgATATACTATGAacagataataattatgataacatgtgaacagacagtaattgttacgatatgttttatCGCCACCCTCACCCCGCTCTTGCTGCTGAGCTTAGGACAGCATGTGTTGATTTGAGTTGAGCTCCTTGTGGAGAGCACGCTGTTCATGGATCTGCACTGTGTGTATGACAGACATTCACAAAGAACGGCGGAGTGACGCTGAAGACCCGTGACCCCCGGTACCAGTACCTGATCGGCAACAGGCGGGGCCTGAGCTTCAGGGACATCAAGTCAGCCAACATCCTCTACAACTGCAGGCCTTGTGAGTAATGACGTGCAGTGTGTGACGGCCCTGATCTGAACAGCGTTGGTTTCTTCCTTTTCGTCTTGTGTGCGTAAAGAAAGTCCCAGTGTGTATGATCACTCTCGTTTTGGGTGTCTGTCCGCGCgagcgcgtatttgtgtgtgtgtgtgtgtgtgtgtgtatgcgtacgtgagTGCGAGTGTTTCAGTGGTCAAGGTAAAATCATGGCAGTGGTGAATCTCGGTGAATGTGTGGTACGTCATGCATTCATTTTTCGTCATCAAACGTGGCAGTTGTGAGAGGATGGTAATTCGCCGTCAGAGATCCAGATAATAACAATACATAATCATCGAATTTCATGGCTTGGCATCGCGAGTGATTTAGGAAGGGGTTTGTCTACGTGTGCTGCATACTCGTCAAAAGAAACATGAAAGGCACACCACTTCAAGCCGTTGCTGTCCAGTCAGCACGGGGTACATGCAGACAGAATGTGCAGTGGAAACTTACgggaaaaaagagaagttttCCATTCCGATCAAACAGAAAAATACCATTCACCTGATGGTACGTtctgcaacaacagcagaaggAATGTCCGAACACATGAGCATTTATTTCGAGACTGACTCATTAACTCTGTTCCAGGTCGGCGCTGAACATTCCACACAGAcgaaaccaaacaaccaacacacGTTGCCTCGATGTTTGGAAAGGGGAGGGAAATCTAAACAAGATCAGGAGCATGCAGCAGTGGATAATAAACAAGAAcagttttttcttctccttatttTATGCACAGATTCTCTGCGTGTACTCTTACTTCATTTTGGACAACTGCTTTGCGTTCCAGTGCTTACAGATGTCTGGGTTCCTTGTTGAGATGTGGGCTGATTGATAAACGGTTACATGTGCTACTTAAAGATTCAGGCCAATGCTGTGCAGCGTTCCCCTGTCAGCTAACAACCAGCTAAATAaaaggcacagagaaacagaaacaaataaataaacaacgaaaaaacaacagccaaccaaactaaacaaacaaacaaacgacgacaacgtcaacaacaacaacaggacaacaaccaaccaaacaaaacagaaaaaaaagatacagagaaaccAACCCAGACTAGAACCCTCAGCTCTTGACCCACCCTGTGCAGCCAGTGACCGCTGTGCCCTGAGGGACGAGGACTGTCCGGGGGAAGGGTTCGTCAGCAAGGACTGCAGCTGCTGGTGTCCCACCAAGGACATttacacccacccaatcacacccTACTACCCCTGTGACCCCCTCACCCACAGCCAGGAAGTCACGGCCTCTCGCTCTGCCTCCTCCATTGACACTTCCCCGGGTAAACTGGCTGGACTTTTAGTCTGCTTTTTAATAGTAAATGTGTTTCACATAGAAAAACCCATGAGACTGAAAATGTTTCATGTACCCACATGCACAGCTACTTGGAGTGAACTGTAAGGAAAATCGGAAAAAGTCCATTTCTTTGGATTACTATGATTAATATTTCCGCACTGCTTTTCCAGACAGTGTCAAATTTACAATTCTTTTCATTGAATTATTGTATTAatctttctttacacacacacacacacacacacacgcacacgtgtgtgtgtgtgtgtgtgtgtgtgtgtgtgtgtgtgtgtgtgtgaataaatatgCATTGTCatattacacgtgtgtgtgtgtgtgtgtgtgtgtgtgtgtgtgtgtgtgtgtgccagtgcgcgcgtgcgtacgtgtgtgtgtgtatttgtgtgacttAAATTCAGTGATTGATCCGTCAGTTGATTGTTTACCGGTAACTGTTCTTGAAAATATAAGTGTTATTAGGGACTGAGAAACAAAACTGATCTACTGCTTGATTGACTAATTTGTCAGTTGATTGACTCATTGATCAGTTGATTGACTCATTGATCAGTTGATTGACTCATTGATCAGTTGATTGACTGACTGCCATGCTGCCTGCAGAGTGTGAGGACGAGAACGAGCACTGCCAGATGTGGGAGCGGCGCGGGGAGTGCCAGAACCACCCGGCCTACATGCACGTGTCCTGCAGGAAGGCGTGCGGGCTGTGTGACTCCGGTCAGTATCGTGGGGAGGGTGACCTGGGTCGCCTCTGTGTCTGCCATGGCGCTATACCTAACTCATGGGTTGGACAATCTGTGTCCAGATTTTTTAGTGCCATGTTTGCTTTTGCGGCTACTCTGTCTTCTTCCCTACTTACACTTGACTGCGTGTTGACTGTTCACACATTTCCCGCTGTTCCGATCGGGTTCTGGGTTCGAAGTTGTTTCAGGGATGGCAGATCTTATTTTCCGCCTTTTAAAATTTGATGATGGAGAGATGGTCGCGGCTCGGCAGCTACCGACAGAGGCAGTGCTGTGCGGGTAGCTCTTGGTTCCCGCCACTGTGATCAAGGTGATGACATGGGTAATATCTTACCACACTGTGATCAAGGTGATGACATGGGTAATATCTTACCACATTGTGATCAAGGTGATGACATGGGTAATATCTTACCACATTGTGATCAAGGTGATGACATGGGCAATATCTTACCACATTACGATCAAGGCTGATGACATGGGTAATATCTTACCACATTACGATCAAGGTGATGACATGGGTAATATCTTACCACATTGTGATCAAGGTGATGACATGGGCAATATCTTACCACATTGTGATCAAGGTGATGACATGGGTAATATCTTACCACATTACGATCAAGGTGATGACATGGGTAATATCTTACCACATTACGATCAAGGTGATGACATGGGCAATATCTTACCACATTACGATCAAGGCTGATGACATGGGTAATATCTTACCACATTGTGATCAAGGTGATGACATGGGTAATATCTTACCACATTGTGATCAAGGTGATGACATGGGTAATATCTTACCACATTGTGATCAAGCCTGATGACATGGGTAATATCTTACCACATTGTGATCAAGGTGATGACATGGGTAATATCTTACCACATTGTGATCAAGCCTGATGACATGGGTAATATCTTACCACATTGTGATCAAGGTGATGACATGGGTAATATCTTACCACATTGTGATCAAGGTGATGACATGGGCAATATCTTACCACATTACGATCAAGGCTGATGACATGGGTAATATCTTACCACATTACGATCAAGGCTGATGACATGGGTAATATCTTACCACATTACGATCAAGGCTGATGACATGGGTAATATTTTACCACATTACGATCAAGGCTGATGACATGGGTAATATCTTACCACATTACGATCAAGGCTGATGACATGGGTAATATCTTACCACATTACGATCAAGGCTGATGACATGGGTAATATCTTACCACATTACGATCAAGGCTGATGACATGGGTAATATCTTACCACATTACGATCAAGGTGATGACATGGGTAATATCTTACCACATTACGATCAAGGTGATGACATGGGTAATATCTTACCACATTACGATCAAGGTGATGACATGGACAGTACCTTGCCGCCACATTGCCCGGTATGTGAACATCAGAGGCAAAGTGCGATAAGCGCTGTGACGAACGCGACGGTGTGGACCTGACTGCCTCATGACTACAGAAATTTCCTGACATTTAATTAACTAAAACGATACGTTTCACGCTGTTCTGATCGAGCCCAGTTGTCGGTGTGGTTTCATAAATGGTCCGGTAGATCAATCATCTGTACTCTGTTACAATAGCACAGTGCCATAACCACCATGTCGACATGCAGCTATGGTGCATGCAGGAAGGTTTCCTGACTGGCCAGCAcactgtctgaatgaccccagcTGTCTTCACCCAGGCCATGGCTCATAAAACAGCTGTCTTCACCCAGGTCGTGGCTCATAAAACAGCTGTCTTCACCCAGGCCATGGCTCATAAAACAGCTGTCTTCACCCAGGCCGTGGCTCATAAAACAGCTGTCTTCACCCAGGTCGTGGCTCATAAAACAGCTGTCTTCACCCAGGCCATGGCTCATAAAACAACTGTCTTCACCCAGGTCATGGCTCATAAAACAGCTGTCTTCACCCAGGCCATGGCTCATAAAACAGTTGTCTTCACCCAGGTCGTGGCTCATAAAACAGCTGTCTTCACCCAGGCCATGGCTCATAAAACAGCTGTCTTCACCCAGGCCATGGCTCATAAAACAACTGTCTTCACCCAGGTCATGGCTCATAAAACAGCTGTCTTCACCCAGGTCGTGGCTCATAAAACAGCTGTCTTCACCCAGGTCGTGGCTCATAAAACAGCTGTCTTCACCCAGGCCATGGCTCATAAAACAGTTGTCTTCACCCAGGTCGTGGCTCATAAAACAGTTGTCTTCACCCAGGTCGTGGCTCATAAAACAGCTGTCTTCACCCAGGCCATGGCTCATAAAACAGTTGTCTTCACCCAGGTCGTGGCTCATAAAACAGCTGTCTTCACCCAGGCCATGGCTCATAAAACAGCTGTCTTCACCCAGGCCATGGCTCATAAAACAGCTGTCTTCACCCAGGTCGTGGCTCATAAAACAGCTGTCTTCACCCAGGTCGTGGCTCATAAAACAGCTGTAGCACTGTTCATGCAGTTAGAGGAGAGCGTCGCAATTTGCCTGACATGcacttgcagattttttttttaattaaaaaaacaattttttttgtggtatggagggggtggaggtggggggcgaggggttgtAATTTCACTTTGATGAaacagagtttttttgtttttttgtgtgcaaaacaTTTTGTAGACAGGAGTTAATCTCAGAAGTCAGATGAAGATGATGGGTTATTGTCATGCGAGGCCTATGAGATTTTATCTTCGCCATTTGTCAAGTTGATGATAATACAGTTTAGAAAATTATTCAATAAcaggtgagattttttttttctcgtgaatACATATCGAGAATATCCTTACCCCTTGAGCATGCAGTTTTGATTGTAAATATTTACTGTGTATCCTGTGATGTGAGTGTGACCACACAATGAGCACAacggacagatggacggacggatggaaaCAGACATTTCTTTGTCCCTCGATACATGTTCAGGTCCACTGTGAATATGGATGAAGTGACACTGAAGTGACTGAAGCGAAACACTTCGCCTCTGTTTTCAAAACTTTATTACGAAATAGACAGTGTTGGTGGCCATGATGATAGTgcctgcatgtatatatgtatgtatgtatgtatgcatgtatgtatgcatagatggatagatggatggatggatgtgtgacaaGACATGTAAGAAAGATGATGAGGTGTGGCTGTACGTGACAGAAGAGCCTCCGTGCCGTGACGAGTACAGCCGTTGTGCATACTGGCGACAGAAGGGTTACTGCGGCTCTTACCCTCAGTCCTCTATTGGTTCCTTCCTGGCCACCAACTGTAAACTGACCTGTGGAATCTGCACGTCAGGTGATGTCAGCACTTTCTGCCTGCTTTTTCATgtactgaggcacacacacacacacacacacacacacacacacacacacatatatatgtatatatatatttatatatatatctatatatgtacgtCATGGCATGCTTGCGTCATAatgtcataatagctgcgtaagagtgacccttgTAACATGTAAACTTATCCCtggaggaaggaacgtgatcgtttcgaaaatttggaatatttgacaaattgatgtgtgtgtgtgtgtgtgtgtgtgtgtgtgtgtgtgttttcatttctctctctctctctctctctctctctctctctctattttatataTCAGAAGTTAATACATACATCGCCCCTCCACGCAAAATATGCCCCAAAACATGCCCAACCACGCTTTCATACATATGACACCGCACAGACATCAAACCAAAAAGCAACAATaatgaaaacaccacacacaacaaagacacccCAAATACCTACCAAAACAACATAACACCTAACTAATTCAATATCACATgacaacacccaacaccaacatcacactgcCCAAAACCAACATCACACtgcccaacaccaacatcacactgcccaacaccaacatcacactgcccaacaccaacatcacactgcccaacaccaacatcacactgcccaacaccaacatcacactgcCCAACCCCAACATGACACtgcccaacaccaacatcacactgcccaacaccaacatcacactgcccaacaccaacatcacactgcccaacaccaacatcacactgcccaacaccaacatcacactgcCCAACCCCAACATCACACTGCCCAACACCAGACCACAAAAACCAAACCGAACACTCGGAGCGAATCGAGTACATCACAACGTCCAAACAGTGCACAACCCAGCTAGAACATTCACACAtcagtcccactctccctccctccacaacacacctccacaacacacctcaacaacacacacagatcagtccctctctccctcccctccacaacacacctccacaacacacctccacaacacacctcaacaacacacctcaacaacacacctcaacaacacacctccacaacacacctcaacaacacacagatcagtcccactctccctcccctccacaacacacctcaacaacacacacagatcagtccctctctccctcccctccacaacacacctcaacaacacacctcaacaacacacacagatcagtcccactctccctcccctccacaacacacctcaacaacacacctcaacaacacacctccacaacacacctgaacaacacacacagatcagtcccactctccctcccctccacaacacacctcaacaacacacctccacaacacacctgaacaacacacacagatcagtcccactctccctcccccccacaacacacctcaacaacacacctccacaacacacctcAACAATACACAGAGAtcagtcccactctccctcccctccacaacacatctccacaacacacctcaacaacacatagatcagtcccactctccctcccctccacaacacatctccacaacacacctcaacaacacacctcCACAatacacctcaacaacacacaaatcaGTCCCACTCTTAAcaacacacctcaacaacacacctcaacaacacacctccacaacacacctcaacaacacacacagatcagtcccactctccctcccctccacaagacacctcaacagcacacacagaaaacaaaacaaccacacaacgAAACATTAAATTTTACTTACTgttttcttaaaaacaaaaacaaaagaatactgttaaaacttaaaccATTTGTTTATTCTATACGTATTTCTTTCCGTTAATTGATTAattgtctattgattttttttttctttttgcttgttcgtattatgagtgaaataatACTGGTTAATGTGAATATTGAGTGACTGAACGAACGAGTCTAtttctagtttttgacatcacGCTTTTTATTTGCATGATATGTGTTAAAGATGAATGTATATAATATTTCAATACCCCCAGGGGGCgcacgaaataaacttcttgctaTTTATTTAATATAAACTGAAATTTAGATCTTCCAATAGTTTTAACATGTTCGCCCCATTTACATTTGTTTTGAATTGTTGTACCCAAGTGTTTGTGATGTGGAGCATACAGCAGCGCCATGTGACCAATGTCATCACTGGCACTGGAATTTGATCATGGGCAATGTTTAGCAGTTAAGTTTTTTTACTCGTTAAGATCTGCCCACTAACTTTTTTTAAACCCGAACTTAGCATTCCACCGCGAAAGTGGTGATCTCTCAGGGTTAAACATATGGTGGTTTTGTCAGTAAAAAGCTTTGATAACTCATATCATTGACAATAATTATCATGAATCTAAATcaagacgatgtgtgtgtgcattttacttatcgATAcgatttatttgctggatgttctAATTTTCTggatatttttatttgtttgcattgttgtgcaataccatattgtcttaacgtgtgtgtgtgtgtgtgtgtgtgtgtgtgtgtgtgtgtgtgcattttacatttatatacgatctctctctctgtgtgtgtgtgtgtgtgtgtgtgtgtgtgtgtgtgtgtgtgtgtgtgtgcattttacatttatatacgatctatttgttggataTTTGTACCTAGAAGACTTGGTAATTAGTCCCCatgaagagttgtgttgtatctatagcacttggtaattagtGCCCATGAAGActtgtgttgtatctatagcacttggtaattagtccccatgaagagttgtgttgtgtctatagcacttggtaattagtcGCCATAAtgagagttgtgttgtatctatagcacttggtaattagtcGCCATAATGAGAGTTGCAttgtatctatagcacttggtaattagtccccatgaagagttgtgttgtatctatagcacttggtaattagtccccatgaagagttgtgttgtatctatagcacttggtaattagtccccatgaagagttgtgttgtgtctatagcacttggtaattagtcGCCATAAtgagagttgtgttgtatctatagcacttggtaattagtccccatgaagagttgtgttgtgtcTATAGCAGTTGGTAATTAGTCGCCATAAtgagagttgtgttgtatctatagcacttggtaattagtccccatgaagagttgtgttgtatctatagcacttggtaattagtccccatgaagagttgtgttgtatctatagcacgtggtaattagtccccatgaagagttgtgttgtatctatagcacttggtaattagtccccatgaagagttgtgttgtatctatagcacttggtaattagtcGCCATAAtgagagttgtgttgtatctatagcacttggtaattagtccccatgaagagttgtgttttatctatagcacttggtaattagtcGCCATAAtgagagttgtgttgtatctatagcacttggtaattaatccccatgaagagttgtgttgtatctatagcacttTGTAATTAGTCGCCATAAtgagagttgtgttgtatctatagcacttggtaattagtccccatgaagagttgtgttgtatctatagcacttggtaattagtcGCCATAAtgagagttgtgttgtatctatagcacttggtaattagtccccatgaagagttgtgttgtatctatagcacttggtaattagtccccatgaagagttgtgttgtatctatagcacttggtaattagtccccatgaagagttgtgttgtatctatagcacttggtaattagtccccatgaagagttgtgttgtatctatagcacttggtaattagtccccatgaagagttgtgttgtatctatagcacttggtaattagtccccatgaagagttgtgttgtgtctatagcacttggtaattagtcGCCATAAtgagagttgtgttgtatctatagcacttggtaattagtccccatgaagagttgtgttgtgtcTATAGCAGTTGGTAATTAGTCGCCATAAtgagagttgtgttgtatctatagcacttggtaattagtccccatgaagagttgtgttgtatctatagcacttggtaattagtccccatgaagagttgtgttgtatctatagcacgtggtaattagtccccatgaagagttgtgttgtatctatagcacttggtaattagtccccatgaagagttgtgttgtatctatagcacttggtaattagtcGCCATAAtgagagttgtgttgtatctatagcacttggtaattagtccccatgaagagttgtgttttatctatagcacttggtaattagtcGCCATAAtgagagttgtgttgtatctatagcacttggtaattaatccccatgaagagttgtgttgtatctatagcacttTGTAATTAGTCGCCATAAtgagagttgtgttgtatctatagcacttggtaattagtccccatgaagagttgtgttgtatctatagcacttggtaattagtcGCCATAAtgagagttgtgttgtatctatagcacttggtaattagtccccatgaagagttgtgttgtatctatagcacttggtaattagtccccatgaagagttgtgttgtatctatagcacttggtaattagtccccatgaagagttgtgttgtatctatagcacttggtaattagtcGCCATAAtgagagttgtgttgtatctatagcacttggtaattaatccccatgaagagttgtgttgtatctatagcacttggtaattagtcGCCATAAtgagagttgtgttgtatctatagcacttggtaattagtccccatgaagagttgtgttgtgtcTATAGCAGTTGGTAATTAGTCGCCATAAtgagagttgtgttgtatctatagcacttggtaattagtccccatgaagagttgtgttgtatctatagcacttggtaattagtccccatgaagagttgtgttgtatctatagcacttggtaattagtcgccatgaagagttgtgttgtatctatagcacttggtaattagtccccatgaagagttgtgttgtatctatagcacgtggtaattagtccccatgaagagttgtgttgtatctatagcacttggtaattagtccccatgaagagttgtgttgtatctatagcacttTGTAATTAGTCGCCATAAtgagagttgtgttgtatctatagcacttggtaattagtccccatgaagagttgtgttgtatctatagcacttggtaattagtcGCCATAAtgagagttgtgttgtatctatagcacttggtaattagtccccatgaagagttgtgttgtatctatagcacttggtaattagtccccatgaagagttgtgttgtatctatagcacttggtaattagtccccatgaagagttgtgttgtatctatagcacttggtaattagtcGCCATAAtgagagttgtgttgtatctatagcacttggtaattaatccccatgaagagttgtgttgtatctatagcacttggtaattagtcGCCATAAtgagagttgtgttgtatctatagcacttggtaattagtccccatgaagagttgtgttgtgtcTATAGCAGTTGGTAATTAGTCGCCATAAtgagagttgtgttgtatctatagcacttggtaattagtccccatgaagagttgtgttgtatctatagcacttggtaattagtccccatgaagagttgtgttgtatctatagcacttggtaattagtcGCCATAAtgagagttgtgttgtatctatagcacttggtaattagtccccatgaagagttgtgttttatctatagcacttggtaattagtcGCCATAAtgagagttgtgttgtatctatagcacttggtaattaatccccatgaagagttgtgttgtatctatagcacttggtaattagtcGCCATAAtgagagttgtgttgtatctatagcacttggtaattagtccccatgaagagttgtgttgtatctatagcacttggtaattagtcGCCATAAtgagagttgtgttgtatctatagcacttggtaattagtccccatgaagagttgtgttgtatctatagcacttggtaattagtccccatgaagagttgtgttgtatctatagcacttggtaattagtccccatgaagagttgtgttgtatctatagcacttggtaattagtcGCCATAAtgagagttgtgttgtatctatagcacttggtaattaatccccatgaagagttgtgttgtatctatagcacttTGTAATTAGTCGCCATAAtgagagttgtgttgtatctatagcacttggtaattagtccccatgaagagttgtgttgtatctatagcacttggtaattaatccccatgaagagttgtgttgtatctatagcacttggtaattagtccccatga from Babylonia areolata isolate BAREFJ2019XMU chromosome 18, ASM4173473v1, whole genome shotgun sequence encodes:
- the LOC143292967 gene encoding zinc metalloproteinase nas-14-like, which produces MIRAELLDSPSTQVNARRDVRVLYAAMEEWMRHTCVQFRPATHNSWNKIVFKDGNGCASSVGMIRKPQKVTLSKACRIKGVVIHELGHVLGFNHEQTRPDRDEHVTVHWENIPTRFEFNFRKYTWAAVRDLGVPYDYLSIMHYGKDTFTKNGGVTLKTRDPRYQYLIGNRRGLSFRDIKSANILYNCRPSSDRCALRDEDCPGEGFVSKDCSCWCPTKDIYTHPITPYYPCDPLTHSQEVTASRSASSIDTSPECEDENEHCQMWERRGECQNHPAYMHVSCRKACGLCDSEEPPCRDEYSRCAYWRQKGYCGSYPQSSIGSFLATNCKLTCGICTSAPGPKVGRPLPCEVQCQDEHEKCQEWAQRGECSATPDYMLQHCKKSCDVCCT